The Prochlorococcus marinus str. MIT 1214 sequence TTCTAATTTAGAAAACTGCAGTCTTCCAGGAGCCAAAACCCCCCTTAAAACTGACCAACTCAAAACCAGAGTCCCTCCAAAGGCTCCACAAAAAAGCCATATAAAAATTGTAATAGGCAAGCTTAAATTTGAGTTTATCCCTACCCAACTGAGTGGATGCAAAGATAACAACCACTTATGACTCCATAAAATAGCCATCGCGCCCCAACAAAAGCCCCCCCATGGATTCTTACTAGCCGGCCAAAGTAAAGATATTCCCAAAAGCATGAAGAAATAATTGCCTTCAGCAAGGGATATTCCTGCTAGAGCTCCACCAGCAAAAGCTTTAATAAAAAGAGAATAGATATTATTCATAAATCTAATTTAATAAAATATACACCAGCAAAATTCATACTCCCTGGTTAGTTATCTTTTAAATAGATGTCATTTGGGTATTAATCTGTAAGAATATTTCCGACTGCTTAATATTGCTGTGAGAGAAATCTTAATTAGCTTTTCTGTTTGCCTTAGCTGCTTGATGATTGCAGTGATCAGCCAAATCATCTCGCCGACTCCAACGAATGCCTTACAAATAGTCCAACCAATCCAAGCGGATGTAAGGCAATCCACAAAAACCAGCGAATCTGTAACTAATCCATTTGAATTAGACCCAGAAGACCCAAATCCATCACTTTTTACTATGGCTTCAGATAAAACCAATGCAAGTAGCGCTCCTCTAGGAGGAGCTGAGATAGGAGCATCTCAAGTAACTTCAAGTGGTCTGAAAATTACTGAATTAGTTTTAGGTGATGGTCAAGAAGCCACCCCAGGAACAAGTGTCTCAGTAAATTACAAGGGTACTCTTGATGATGGGAAAGAATTTGACAGCAGTTATGGAAGAGGTCCTTTTGAATTTTCTTTAGGTGCAGGGATGGTGATAAAGGGTTGGGATGAAGGAGTCGCAGGAATGAAAGTTGGAGGTAAAAGGAAATTAGTCATCCCACCAGAATTGGGGTATGGCAGTAGAGGAATAGGTCCAATCCCCCCTAATTCAGTTTTAACTTTTGAAGTTGAATTATTGGGTGTTAAGTGAATTTCTTAAATTATTCAGAAAGCTCTAGAAAAAGTTATGGCGTTTGTTGACAAACGCCATTAATGTAAAAAAAAATGTTCACAAATTATTTTCAGATGTTGCGCAAAACAATTAAATCAATCTTTAACAAGCTTCCAGCAAAATCTGTTCACGCTCACTGTGACGGACCTTGCGGTGTATATGACCCTGCTTCTGCAAGAGTTGCTGCTGAGGCAGTTTTATCTATGACGAAAAAACTTATTGCTCTAGCTCCAGCTGGTAACGATCAAGCTTCCATTTCAGCTTATAACAACACTTTTTCTCGCTTCGTTGCGATTAAGGAAGAAGAATCACAAAAGGCCAAAAAAGAACTTCTAATCCTCTGGACTGATTATTTTAAGCCTGAACACCTAGCTACATATCCAGATCTTCATGACACTTTTTGGAAAGCAGCAAAGCTTTGTAGTGCATGCAAGGTAAATATTGATCAAACAAAAGCAGAAGAATTATTAGCAGCTGTGCAAAAGATTCACTCTATGTTTTGGTCTTCAAAAGGAAGAAATGATAGCTGGGTTACCGCAAGCTGATAAAAGTCCTCTTCACAAGCCAGACTTATTTACTTTATTTACTTTAATAATCGGTTACCGACAATATTTACGTGTTGTCGGTAGTTCTATGGAAAGAACTCTCAAAGAGGGAGATTTAGTAACATATAAAAAGTTAAACCAAAAAAATATTAAGTTGGAGATTGGCGATATCGTTGTTGCCTCTCATCCAAAAATAAAAAACAAGTTAATAATTAAAAGAATTTATAGCATTTATCAAAACAAATTTGATTTAAGGGGAGATAACTCCTTAGCAAGCACTGACAGTCGAGAATTGGGTTTAATTGAATTAGATTTAATCATTGGGAAAGTAGACAAAATTTTCTCTAAATAGATTTAAGAGATTGGTATAGATATTTGACTTAATTTATAACTTACCAATTAATTTTTTAACTCCACCTAATATATCTTGCTGTGACATAAGAGATTCACCAACTAAAACAGCGTCCGCCCCATAACTCTTTACTAAATCTAAATCCTCACGAGTAAATAAACCTGACTCGCTTACCAAAGTAATAGAATTTTCCTTGATTTGGTTAGCATAATTCTTAGCCAACTTCTTTGTGACTTCAAGATCAGTTTTAAAACTCTTTAAATTTCTATTATTAATACCTATTAACTTAAATACATTAATATTTAGAACTCTTTCAAGTTCTTCTGAGTCATGAACCTCTACTAATATTGCTAGTCCCAAATGTTCCGCAACCTTAGATAAGTACTTTAAATCAGAATCAGTCAGGATTGCGGCTATCAAAAGTGCCGCATCAGCGCCAGCAGCTCTTGCTTGGTAAAGCTGATAGGGATAAAGAATAAAATCCTTGCAGAGGATTGGGATTGTGATTTCCTTTCTAACCTCAACTAAGACATCAAAACCTCCTTGAAAAAATTTTTTATCTGTTAAGACTGATATACAATTAGCACCTCCATCTTGATACATTTTACCTATCATTATCGCGTCAAAGTCCTCTCTAATTATCCCTCTACTTGGACTAGCTTTTTTTATTTCTGAGATTAGTGCTGGTTTCGAATTACTATTTCTTAATGCATCTATAAAATTTTTTGTTTTGGGTAAATCCTTAATCTTTTTCTTTAAATCTTCAAGCGAAACTTTTTTTCTTGCAATCTCCACTTCTAGATGTTTTTCCCAAACAATTTCCTCCAAAATATTTTTAGGTTTTGAATCGGGGTGAGGGATTGCATACTCTAAATTAGCTACTTTTATGCTTGGATTAGGAGGTCTTCTTCTAATTTCCATAATTTAAATAAGTAATGATCTATAAAATAAAATTTGATTTACTACTTCTTTATTTGTAAAGATGCCTGTTTATAGGCAACCTCTACAACTTCGCTTAATGTTGGATGCGTATGAACTTCTTTTGCTAAGTCATTGACTCGCTGTCTTCTCGAAATTGCATTAGAAACTTCTTGTATCAGATCAGCCGCATGTAATCCATAAATATGTGCCCCAAGGACCTCTCCTGTATCTTTATTAAAAATCAACTTCATAATTCCATCACTTTCTAATTCAGCCAAGGCCTTAGAGTTAGCTTTAAAATAACTTCTAACAATTCCAAGTTCAAAGCCTTCATTTTTCGCTAGATCTTTTGCTTCTTCTTCCGAAAGTCCAACGGAACTTATCTCAGGGTGAGTAAAAGTCGCTGCAGGAATACTTCTGTAGTCAATTTCTATTACTTTTCCTAAAATATTCTCTACAGCAATACTCCCCTGCGCTGCAGCGGTATGGGCCAACATCAACTTACCTGTAACATCTCCAACTGCCCATAGATTAGGAATTGGTTTTTCATTTACCAATACTCTCATCTGATCATCAATTGGAATAAAACCTCTCGTTGTTTCAACTCCAACGGATTGTAGATTTAGATTTTTAGTCGACGGTACTCGACCTGTTGCGACCAAAACAGCGTCAACCTGTAACTCCTCAATTACTTCTCGATTCTTTGCATCTGTAAGCTCGACCTCGACGGGACAACCTGGCTTAACTTTAGTAGCGAATACTCCAGCTCGAGTTTCAATGTCTCTTTTATCAATTAAATTTCGTGAAGCAATTTTCGTGATATCGGGATCAAAAGTTGGCATTACTTTATCAAGAGCTTCAATCATGGTTACCTCACAACCTAAAGCTGTATAAATATCAGCGAATTCCAAACCTATATAGCCACTACCAATTATTGCAATCCATCTTGGCAACCACTCTAAATTAATAGCCTCATCACTTGTAAAAACAGTTCGTCCATCAATTTCAATTCCAGGCGGTACGAAAGGGTCTGAGCCTGTAGCCAAGATGATATCTCTGGCGGAAAAGATTCTATCAACTCCATTTGTTTCTCTTAAACCGACCTTTTGATTGCCTTCTAAACGTCCTTCTCCTCTAAGTATCTCAACACCCGATCTTTCTAATGTTTTAGTTAGATTTTTTCGAATTGTCTCAACTAAGTTTTTTGCATGTTCAGCAATTTTTTTACGTTCAAATCTAACTGGAGCGGAATGTATCCCAAATTCAGCAAGATGAGGAACATTTGCAAGTTCACGAACTTTACCACTGGCAGCTAGCAATGCTTTAGACGGGACACAGCCTCTGTTGACGCAGGTTCCACCCATATCTCTTGATTCGACAATCGCCACTTTCAAACCAGCCTCTGCTGCATGTTTAGCAGCATCAAAACCTCCATATCCAGCTCCGACAACAATTAAGTCAAAGTCAAAAGAAATTTCACTCACGGTTTTTTTTGAATACCCTTAACCATTTTTACTCTTTGTCGCTCCAACAAGAGAGGAACTGCCGCAGATGCCACATTTAGTGAATCAACTAATGAGCTATGAGGCAACGTAACAAAGTCTGAACAACAGGCTTCAATTGAAGAATGAACACCTGAGCCTTCATTACCAAGAACCAATACTGTAGGGAGATCCCAGTCTAATTCCCAATAAGGTTTCACTTTCTTATCAGTAATTTTATTCGGTGAAATTGTTCCTACTACTTGGTATTTATCATCGATTGCAATATTGAGTTTTGAAACAAGCATTTCAATACTTGAAGAAGTTGAATCTCCAATCCGTTCAAAAGGCACATGAAGAACTGAGCCGGCTGAAGATCTTAAAACCTTTTGATTTAGGGGATCTGCTCCAGAAGCCAACCATATAACTTCATATTCACCAGCAAGGGCTGATCGGAATAAATTTCCCATATTGCCAGGATCTTGAATCCTATCTAAAGCCAAAATGTGTTTTGGGGCTTTCCCCGGTTTTGGCAACCCTGGTATTGGGAATATCGCTGCGACACCATCAGGTGTCACTGTAGACAAAGATGCTTCTAAAACTTTAGTACTTACTAGGGTTAATAAAGATCTTGAAGCTATTTTTTTAAAAATCTCCTCATGCTCCTCACACCATTGAGGAGTTGCAAAAACTTCTGTTGGCAAGAAATTTGTTTTCAAAGCCTCTTCTAACAAATGAGAACCCTCAAGCAAAAGAGAAGAATGCTCTTCACGGCCAGTTTTTTTCAAAAGACCCCTTAGTTTTCTAACCAAAGGGTTTCTTTTACTTGTAATCAATGGCGAATATGAATTATTAATTTTCTAACCTCAAATTATTTAATTTTTGAAAAGCAGAAAAGTTTCTTTCATTGAAATAGCCACTGAATTTTCTTATTAAATTCAATAAAAACTATATTAAAAATTCTATTCAAACTTTCAACATTATCAATATTTAATTTGAACCCATCAATTTTCAATAAGGTTGACTGGACTATTTTAAATCCACTTGGCATTATGGCTGGGTAAGCAGTTCGCTCCAATATGAGTAGTGTGGCGACAATGAAGAGGAATATTATTCCGCCACATCTAGAGGTGAAAGGAGGGCGTCCGCTTAGTGGGGTTTTAAAAGTTAGTGGTGCGAAAAATTCTTCGCTAGCTTTAATGGCTGCGTCTCTTCTTACTAAAGAACAACTCCTGATTAAAAATATCCCGCAACTTACGGACATTGAAGTCATGTCAGAGATTCTTCGTAATTTGGGTGCAAAGTTAACTAAAACAAATAATTCTATCGAGATTAATTCAGAGTCCATTCATAACGTTGAATTACCCTATCAACTAGTTCATAGCTTAAGAGCAAGTTTTTTCTGTGTTGGCCCCCTACTTACAAGACTTGGAGAAGCAAAAATTCCTTTGCCTGGTGGTTGCAATATTGGAGCAAGACCTGTTGATGAACATATCAATGGTCTAAAAGCTTTAGGAGCAGAAGTTGAAGTTATAAATGATGTTGTAAAAGCTAAAGTTTCAACCAAAAACAAAAGATTACATGGATCAAATATTACTCTTAAATATCCCAGCGTTGGAGCTACGGAAACCATCTTGATGGCTTCTTGCTTAGCTTTAGGCAAAACAACTATATCCAATCCAGCGAGAGAACCAGAGATCCAGGATCTTGCAAAAATGCTTAATTCAATGGGAGCAAAGGTTTTTGGGGCTGGAACAAAAAGAATCACAATCATTGGGGTGGAATCTTTAAGAGGAACTTCTCATTGTGTTATCCCAGACAGGATAGAAGCAGGAACTTTTCTTATTGCTGCAGCAATAACACGATCGCCTCTCATTATTGGTCCAGTAATCCCTCATCATTTGAGCGCTGTTATTTCAAAATTACAAGAATGTGGCTGTTCAATATCTCATCATGGCAATCATCATTTAAAAATCATTCCAAGAGAGATCTCAGGAGTTGATATAACGACAAGTCCATTCCCTGGCTTTCCAACTGATCTTCAGGCTCCATTTATGTCATTAATGGCCACAGCTAAAGGTTCAAGCAAAATCAAAGAAAGAGTTTTTGAGAAGAGAATGCAACATGTTTTTGAGCTAAATAAAATGGGTGCCTGTATCTATCTAGAAAACAATACTGCTCATATCAAAGGAGTAAAAGAACTTATAGGTTCAAATGTAGAGGGAGGAGATTTACGTTCTTCTGCTGCCATTATCCTTGCATGCCTCGCTGCCAAAGGAAATAGTATTTTCACGGGCCTCGAACACTTAGATAGAGGCTATGAAAAATTAGAAGACAAATTAACTAATGCAGGTTCTATTATTTCTAGAAAATTTAATCAAACAACATCTCATAGTTCTTTCTCTAACAAAATAATTAGTGAAGACAATATTGATACACAAAAAAATGCAGCTTAGTTTCATATTTTTGCTATTTTTGACATAAAATAAACATATGGGAGCGTGGTGGAATTGGTAGACGCACCGCACTCAAAATGCGGCACCTTCGGGTTTGTCGGTTCAAGTCCGACCGCTCCCACTTCATTGATGAAAACTTATAATCGTTTTCCCTTAGAACTCATCAGGGGTAAAGGCTCATGGGTGTGGGACAAAAAAGGCAGAAAATATCTTGATGCTGTCGCTGGCATTGCAACTTGTTCACTAGGTCACAGTGATAAAGCATTAATCAAATCCTTATCAAAGCAATTAAGAAGACTTCAACATGTGTCTAACCTTTACGGGATACCAGAGCAAGAAGAACTAGCTCAATGGTTAACTTCACAAAGTTTTGCCAAGGGTGTATTTTTTTGCAATAGCGGTGCTGAAGCAAACGAAGCTGCAATTAAATTGGCAAGAAAATATGGGCATATTGAACGTAACATCGACAATCCAGTCATCCTTTGCTCAAAGGAAAGCTTTCACGGTAGAACTCTCGCAGCTGTAAGTGCTACGGGACAACCGAAATACCATAAAGGTTTCGAGCCAATGGTTCAGGGATTTAAATTTTTTTCTTATAACGACATTGAATCTTTTGAAAATCTATTTGATGATTTAGAAAAAACAGGTCCACAAATTGCAGCTGTATTTATTGAACCTATTCAAGGTGAGGGAGGCATAAATATTGGGGAAAAATCATTTTTTAAGCTCTTAAGAGAAAAATGTACCCACAGCAATGTTTTATTGATATTTGACGAAGTCCAAACTGGAATGGGAAGGACAGGTACTCTTTGGGGATATGAACAACTGGGTATTGAACCTGATGCTTTCACACTCGCCAAAGGGCTTGGTGGAGGTCATGCAATTGGAGCTCTATTGGTTAATCAATTGGCTGATGTCTTTCAGCCAGGTGATCATGCCAGCACTTTTGGGGGGAATCCTTTCGCTTGTAGAGCTGCTCTAACCGTTGGGAAAGAAATACAAAAAAGAGACCTCCTAAATAAAGTCACCGAGAGAGGTGCTCAACTAAAAGACGGATTAATGAAACTTTCAAATAAATATTCAGACATATTTATTTCCACTAGAGGCGTTGGGCTTATTCAAGGTCTCGTTATAAAAGACAATATAAAAATAAC is a genomic window containing:
- the sodX gene encoding nickel-type superoxide dismutase maturation protease; this encodes MIAGLPQADKSPLHKPDLFTLFTLIIGYRQYLRVVGSSMERTLKEGDLVTYKKLNQKNIKLEIGDIVVASHPKIKNKLIIKRIYSIYQNKFDLRGDNSLASTDSRELGLIELDLIIGKVDKIFSK
- a CDS encoding FKBP-type peptidyl-prolyl cis-trans isomerase; this encodes MIAVISQIISPTPTNALQIVQPIQADVRQSTKTSESVTNPFELDPEDPNPSLFTMASDKTNASSAPLGGAEIGASQVTSSGLKITELVLGDGQEATPGTSVSVNYKGTLDDGKEFDSSYGRGPFEFSLGAGMVIKGWDEGVAGMKVGGKRKLVIPPELGYGSRGIGPIPPNSVLTFEVELLGVK
- the sodN gene encoding superoxide dismutase, Ni; the encoded protein is MFTNYFQMLRKTIKSIFNKLPAKSVHAHCDGPCGVYDPASARVAAEAVLSMTKKLIALAPAGNDQASISAYNNTFSRFVAIKEEESQKAKKELLILWTDYFKPEHLATYPDLHDTFWKAAKLCSACKVNIDQTKAEELLAAVQKIHSMFWSSKGRNDSWVTAS
- the lpdA gene encoding dihydrolipoyl dehydrogenase, which gives rise to MSEISFDFDLIVVGAGYGGFDAAKHAAEAGLKVAIVESRDMGGTCVNRGCVPSKALLAASGKVRELANVPHLAEFGIHSAPVRFERKKIAEHAKNLVETIRKNLTKTLERSGVEILRGEGRLEGNQKVGLRETNGVDRIFSARDIILATGSDPFVPPGIEIDGRTVFTSDEAINLEWLPRWIAIIGSGYIGLEFADIYTALGCEVTMIEALDKVMPTFDPDITKIASRNLIDKRDIETRAGVFATKVKPGCPVEVELTDAKNREVIEELQVDAVLVATGRVPSTKNLNLQSVGVETTRGFIPIDDQMRVLVNEKPIPNLWAVGDVTGKLMLAHTAAAQGSIAVENILGKVIEIDYRSIPAATFTHPEISSVGLSEEEAKDLAKNEGFELGIVRSYFKANSKALAELESDGIMKLIFNKDTGEVLGAHIYGLHAADLIQEVSNAISRRQRVNDLAKEVHTHPTLSEVVEVAYKQASLQIKK
- the murA gene encoding UDP-N-acetylglucosamine 1-carboxyvinyltransferase, whose translation is MSSVATMKRNIIPPHLEVKGGRPLSGVLKVSGAKNSSLALMAASLLTKEQLLIKNIPQLTDIEVMSEILRNLGAKLTKTNNSIEINSESIHNVELPYQLVHSLRASFFCVGPLLTRLGEAKIPLPGGCNIGARPVDEHINGLKALGAEVEVINDVVKAKVSTKNKRLHGSNITLKYPSVGATETILMASCLALGKTTISNPAREPEIQDLAKMLNSMGAKVFGAGTKRITIIGVESLRGTSHCVIPDRIEAGTFLIAAAITRSPLIIGPVIPHHLSAVISKLQECGCSISHHGNHHLKIIPREISGVDITTSPFPGFPTDLQAPFMSLMATAKGSSKIKERVFEKRMQHVFELNKMGACIYLENNTAHIKGVKELIGSNVEGGDLRSSAAIILACLAAKGNSIFTGLEHLDRGYEKLEDKLTNAGSIISRKFNQTTSHSSFSNKIISEDNIDTQKNAA
- a CDS encoding aspartate aminotransferase family protein gives rise to the protein MKTYNRFPLELIRGKGSWVWDKKGRKYLDAVAGIATCSLGHSDKALIKSLSKQLRRLQHVSNLYGIPEQEELAQWLTSQSFAKGVFFCNSGAEANEAAIKLARKYGHIERNIDNPVILCSKESFHGRTLAAVSATGQPKYHKGFEPMVQGFKFFSYNDIESFENLFDDLEKTGPQIAAVFIEPIQGEGGINIGEKSFFKLLREKCTHSNVLLIFDEVQTGMGRTGTLWGYEQLGIEPDAFTLAKGLGGGHAIGALLVNQLADVFQPGDHASTFGGNPFACRAALTVGKEIQKRDLLNKVTERGAQLKDGLMKLSNKYSDIFISTRGVGLIQGLVIKDNIKITSLDIVKSAIEEKLLLVSAGVKVLRIVPPLTITKKEINELLSRLDKCLMKLS
- the trpC gene encoding indole-3-glycerol phosphate synthase TrpC, whose product is MEIRRRPPNPSIKVANLEYAIPHPDSKPKNILEEIVWEKHLEVEIARKKVSLEDLKKKIKDLPKTKNFIDALRNSNSKPALISEIKKASPSRGIIREDFDAIMIGKMYQDGGANCISVLTDKKFFQGGFDVLVEVRKEITIPILCKDFILYPYQLYQARAAGADAALLIAAILTDSDLKYLSKVAEHLGLAILVEVHDSEELERVLNINVFKLIGINNRNLKSFKTDLEVTKKLAKNYANQIKENSITLVSESGLFTREDLDLVKSYGADAVLVGESLMSQQDILGGVKKLIGKL
- a CDS encoding TrmH family RNA methyltransferase, whose translation is MITSKRNPLVRKLRGLLKKTGREEHSSLLLEGSHLLEEALKTNFLPTEVFATPQWCEEHEEIFKKIASRSLLTLVSTKVLEASLSTVTPDGVAAIFPIPGLPKPGKAPKHILALDRIQDPGNMGNLFRSALAGEYEVIWLASGADPLNQKVLRSSAGSVLHVPFERIGDSTSSSIEMLVSKLNIAIDDKYQVVGTISPNKITDKKVKPYWELDWDLPTVLVLGNEGSGVHSSIEACCSDFVTLPHSSLVDSLNVASAAVPLLLERQRVKMVKGIQKKP